The Armatimonadota bacterium genomic sequence CCGCTCCCGCGGAGAGCGGAGCCTTTCGTTACAAAGTATCAGGCGGAGATCGCCGAACCTCCTGCCACGGTGCCTGGATCCAGCGCCGCGCGCTAGGCGTCGCGCCGATGTTACGTCCCTCCGCCCGGCTCACGGCTGCCCTCCTGCGCCGTAGGCCACCTGGCCTGTACCTCACAGGCGTCTGGGGACGGTCCCCACCGGGCCCCGGCAACGGGGTTCCCGCGCGATCCTCCAAGGGGGTTCCGGGGTGAGGGGCACAGGCGGCTAGCCGGCGGTGCGGATGGACTCGCGGAGGATGTCGACGATGCGATCCACCTGGGACTCGGAGACCACAAAGGGAGGCGCCACGCAGACGACGTCGCCGATCGGGTGGTCGCCCCGCTGCCCTGCCCTCATGCGGGTCAGCAGCCCGCGCCGGCGCGCCTGCGCAAGCACCCGTGCGCCCGATCCCAGCGCCGGTTCCTTCGTGTCCTGATCTTCGACCAGCTCGATCCCGCACATCAGTCCCAGCCCGCGGACGTCGCCGACACGGGGAAGATCACCGAGGGTTCGGAGGCCGTCGAGGAGTCGGCGCCCCAACACCGCGGCGCGCTCCACCAGGCCCTCTCCCTCGAGGATGTCGAGATTCCGCAGCGCCACCGCGCAGCACGTGGGGTGGGCGGAGTAGGTGGCCGCGTGCATGAACCGCTCCGCCGCCGGCGCGTCGAGGATCGTCCGGTGGATCTGCTCCGAGACCATGATGCCTCCCAGCGGCAGGTATGCACTCGTCACCCCCTTGGCGAAGGTGACGATGTCGGGGCGGACGCCCCAGTGTTCGAGTGCGAACCAGCGCCCGGTCCGGCCAAAGCCCGTGATGACCTCGTCGGCGATCAGCAGGACGCCGTGGCGGTCGCAGATCTCGCGAACCCTGGGAAAGTAGTCTCCATCCGGCGGGATCACGCCGCCGGCGCCGATCACCGGCTCGGCGATGAACGCCGCCACGGTCTGCGGGTCCTCCCGGACGATCGCCTCCTCGAGGGCTTCCGCCGCAGACCCCTCCTCGCGGTAGGGATAGGGTGGTGGGACGTGGACGAAGCCGGGAACCGTCGGCGCGAACATGCGGTGGTACGCCGGAATCCCCGTGGCGCTCATGGCGGCTAGCGTCACGCCGTGGTACGCGTGGTGGCGGCTGACGATCTTCGTCTTGTCCGGTAGACCGCGCCGCTTCCAGTAGTAGCGGGCGATCTTGAACGCGGTCTCGTTGGATTCGGCCCCTCCGGTCGTGAAGTAGACACCCGACAGGCCTCGATAGGAGAGGGAGAGCAGCCGTTCGGCCAGGCGGGCGGCTGGTTCGTTCGTGAGCCCTGCATACGCCGAGGCGTACGCCAGCTGCGCCATCTGCCGGGCGGCCGCGTCAGCTAGCTCCTCCCTGCCGTGTCCCACGTTGACGTTCCACAGCGAGGAAAGACCGTCGATGTACTCCCGGCCATCCGCGTCGCGCAGCACCGCGCCCTGGCCTTGGACGGTGACTACGGCGTCCGCCTGCTCCGCGGGGTCATGCAGCGGGTGGATGAGAAACCTGCGATCCAGCTCGAGAATCCTCTCGCGGTCACCGGGCATTCGCTCCCCCGTCTCTTGGAAACACGCCGCGCCACGCAAACGATCCCGTCTGCGTGTGGATGCCCTGGCCCAACCTGTTCAGAATCGAGCTCGTGTGGGTCTGGGCGGCGTACGCCGTGACCGGCCCGCCTGCGGTCCGTACGTAGGGACGGCGCGCCGTCACCCTGCGGCGGGAGGTGGGGACGCTCCGGTCGGGCTCACCGCTCAGGCGGCCACTCCCCGCGGCCTCACGTTCTCCCGTACCCACCTCACGACCTCGGCCAAGGAGGTGCCGGGCGTGAAGATCTGCCTGATGCCGGCCGCCCGCAGGCCGGGGATGTCGTCTTCGGGGATGATGCCGCCGCCGAAGACCACGATGTCGTCGGCCCGCCGCTCGCGCAGCAGCTCCATGACGCGCGGGAACAGGACGTTGTGCGCGCCCGACAGAATCGACAGACCGATCGCGTCGACGTCCTCCTGGATCGCCGCGCTGACGATCATCTCCGGGGTCTGGTGCAGACCCGTGTAGATGACCTCGAACCCCGCGTCGCGCAGCGCGCGCGCCACGACCTTCGCCCCCCGGTCGTGCCCGTCCAGCCCGGGCTTGGCGATCAGGATCCGGATGCGCGGTTCGGCCATCTGCGTTCGCACCCCGCACCATGATAGGTCACCCCCGCGCCCGTGCGGAAGGGATGGCGCATGCCATCGGACGCGGGGGCCGAGCACGCCCGAGACGTTCAGATGACCGCCTGTTCGCGGTACTCACCCCAGACGGCCCGAAAGACGTCACAGATCTCCCCCAGCGTGGCGTAGGCCTTCACAGCCTCGACGATCGGGTACATCGTGTTCCCACCGGATTCGGCGGTCCGCCGCAGTTCGGCCAGGCAGGCCTGCACCTTCGCATTGTCGCGCTCGGCGCGGATCCGCTGGACGCGGTACACCTGCCGCCGTTCGACCTCCGGATCGATCTTGAGGATCGGGATCGGTTGGGGCTGGTCGGAGACGAACTCGTTGACCCCGACGATGATCTTCTCCTTGCGCTCGATCTGCTGCTGGTAGTGGTAGCTCGCTTCGGCGATCTCCCGCATCGGGTAGGCCAGTTCGATCGCGTTCACCATGCCGCCGAGTTCGTCGATCCTGCGGATGTACCGCCAGGCCTCTTCTTCCATCCGGTCGGTGAGCGCCTCCACGAAGTACGACCCGCCCAGTGGGTCCACGGTGTTGGCCACCCCGCTCTCGTAGGCGAGAATCTGCTGTGTGCGCAGCGCCACAGTGACCGCCTCCTCGGTCGGCAGGGCATAGGTCTCGTCCAGGGAGTTGGTGTGCAGCGACTGCGCACCGCCCAGGATGGCCGCCAGCGCCTGGATCGCGGTGCGGACAACGTTGTTCAGCGGCTGCTGGGCGGTCAGCGACACGCCGGCCGTCTGGCAGTGCGTGCGCAGCATCCACGACCGTGGGTTCTGCGCACCGAACCGCTCCCTCATGATCCTGGCCCACATGCGACGGGCGGCCCTCAGTTTTGCGATCTCTTCGAAGAAGTCGTTGTGCACGTCGAAGAAGAAGCTCAGCCGGGGTGCGAACGTATCCACGTCCAGACCCCGATCGATGCCGCCCTGGACGTAGGCGATACCGTCGGCGAGGGTGAAGGCCAGTTCCTGAACCGCCGTCGCTCCTGCCTCGCGGATGTGATATCCGCTGATCGAGATCGGATTCCACTGAGGGGTCTCACGCACGGAGAACTCGAAGGTATCGATGGCCAGCTTCATGCTGGGCCGTGGCGGGACGATCCACTCCTTCTGCGCGATGAACTCCTTCAGGCAGTCGTTCTGGATGGTGCCGCGCAACCGGGACCGCGGAACCCCGCGCTGGTCCGCCAGCGCCACGTACATCGCGTACAGCACCGCCGCCGGTGCGTTGATCGTCATCGACGTACTGACCTCGGCGAGCGGGATGCCGTCGAACAGCACGTCCATGTCGGCGAGCGTGTCGATCGCCACGCCCTCTCGCCCAACCTCACCGAGCGATCGCGGATGGTCGGAGTCGTAGCCCATCAGCGTCGGCATGTCGAACGCCACGCTGAGCCCGGTCTGCCCCTGCCGCAGGAGGTAGTGAAAACGCTCGTTGGTGTCCTCTGCGGTCCCGAAACCCGCGAACTGGCGCATCGTCCACAGGCGGCCCCGATACATCGTCGCGTGGATGCCGCGCGTGTACGGGTATTCGCCCGGCAGGCCGATGTCATCCAGCGGATCGATGTCCGCGATGTCTTCCGGACCGTACAGCCGCTCGATCGGCATGTCGGAGATCGTCGTGAACCGCCAGGGCCGCTCCGGCTGGCGCTCCAGGGTACGGCGCAGGGTGGTCTGTTCCCAGTGCCTGCGCGCCTCGCGCAATTCCTCGATGCGGTCGCGCGTGATGCTCACGTGCCTCCCTCCCCTCACCCAGCCCGGGCCTTGCGCACCTGCTCGGTCAGTTTCGGCACGATCTGGAACAAGTCCCCCACCACGCCCAGCGATGCGATCTGGAAGATAGGGGCGTTTGGATCCTTGTTGATCGCCACGATGTACTTCGAGCCGGACATCCCAGCCAGGTGCTGCGGCGCCCCAGAGATCCCCACCGCGATGTAGACCTGCGGGCTGACTGTCTTGCCGGTCTGTCCGATTTCGTAGTCGTGCGGCACCCAGCCGGAGTCGACCGGCGGTCGGGAGGACCCCACTGCGGCGCCGAGGGCCTCGGCCAGTTCGTCTAGCATCGCGAAGTTCTCCGGCCCCCGCAGCCCGCGGCCCCCCGAGACCACCACGTCGGCCTCGGCCAGCGACACCCGCTCGCGCTGCAGCTGCCTGGTCTTTAGGAACTTCGTGCGGATCTGCGCGGCATCGAGGTCGACGGGAAGCGCCTGCACGTCCGCCGAACGCCCCTCCTGCCGTGGCGCGGCCGAGAACACCTTCGGCAGGACGACGGCGATCTGGGTGCCCTCGCCGACGAACGCGGCCGCGCCGACGACCTTGCGTGTGTACATCGGGCGGGTGGCCACCAGCCAGCCGTCTTCGATCCGCAGATCCTCGACGTCGGTGACGATCCCACCCGACGCCCGCACGGCCACCCGCGGTGCGAAGTCCCTTCCTGCCGCCGTCGACGGGACCATCACCAGCCACGGTCTTTGTTCGGCGATCGCTGACGCCAGGACCTCGGTGTAGCCATCGGTCGTGTAGGTTTCCAGTAGCGGGTGGTCGGCGACCAACACCCGGTCGGCCCCGCATTCGCCCAGGGGCACGGCCAGCCCGCCCACCCGGTGCCCCAGGAGGATGCCCACCACCTGCCCGCCGCGGGCATCGGCCAGTTCCCTCGCCTTGCCCAGCAGTTCAAACGTGATGCGGCGCAGACTGCCCTCGGCGTGATCGGCCACCACCCAGACGTCGTCGCCCATGCGCAGTTCCTCCCGGCGTCGTCAGATGACCTTTGCGGTCTGCCGCAAGAACTCGACGATGCGCCGCGCCCCCTCTTCGGGGCTGTCCGGCGTGACCACCTCACCGGCCTGTCGCTTCGGTGGCGGCGAGAACCGGACCCAGCGCGTGCGCGCCGCCGGCATCCCGACCTCTTTCGGGTTCAGTCCGAGGTCTGCCACGGTAAGCATCTTGATCTCCTTCCGTTTGGCCTTCATGATGCCCGGAAGGGTCGGGTAGCGCGGCTCGTTGATCGTCCGCTCGACAGTGAAGACCGCGGGCAGCGGGACTTCGAGCGTCTGGGCTCCGCCCTCCACCTCGCGCTCCACCGTGGCGGTACCCTCGTGCAGTTCGAGCTTGGAGATCGCCGTCGCCTGAGCCACACCCAAGAACTCGGCCAGCGCCGCCCCGACCACCGACGCGTTGTCGTCGGTCGCCAGGCGTCCGCAGAGCACGAGGTCCCACTCGAGCGAGCCGACGACCCTGCTCAGCACCCGGGCGACCGTGAGGTGGTCGGAGCCGTCCAGCGCCGGATCCCGGACGAGGATGCCCTCGTCGGCGCCCATCGCTAGCGCGGTTCGGACCGCCTCCGTCGCCCTCTCCGCGCCCAGGCAGACCACCGTTACGCTGCCGCCCACCTTCTCCTTGATGCGCAGCGCCTCCTCGACCGCGTGCTCGTCGTAGTAGTTGAGGATCCAGTTGATCCCCTGTTCCTCGATGCCGCTGCCGTCCGGCTTCACCCGGATCGGCTGCTCGGTGTCCGGCACCTGCTTGACGCAGACGACGACGTTCACGATCCACCTCGCATCGGCGGGCTCTCGGCTATCTGCTGCCCACCAGGTTCCTGGCGATCACCAGGCGCTGGATCTCCGAAGTCCCCTCGTAGATCTCCGTGATCTTCGCGTCTCGGAAGTGCCTCTCTGCCGGGTAGTCCTTGACATAGCCGTAACCGCCGAAAATCTGGATCCCCTGGGTCGCCGCCCACATGGCGGTCTCCGACGCGAACAGCTTGGCCATCGATGCCTCCTGGGTGTGCCGGCGGCCCCGGTCTCGCAGCCAGGCCGCCCGGTAGGTGAGCAGCCGGGCCGCGTCGATCCGCGTCGCCATGTCGGCGATCTTCCACTGGATGGCCTGAAACTCCGCGATCGGCCGGCCGAACTGCCTTCGCTCCCTCGCGTAGGCCGCGCTTTCTTCCAGCGTGGCCCGCGCGATGCCGATCGCCTGCGCCGCGATGCCGATCCGGCCGCCATCGAGCGTCGCCAGGGCGATCTTGAAACCCTGCCCGCGCTCGCCGAGCAGGTTGTCCTTGGGGATGCGGCAGTCCTCGAGCAGAATCTCGCACGTCGACGACGCGTTGATCCCCAGCTTGCGTTCCACCTTGCCCACGCGGATGCCCGGTCGGTCCTTCTCCACGATGAATGCCGAGATGCCGTGCGCCCCTTCTTCGGGTTCGCTGCGCGCGTAGACGATGCAGATCGAAGCCTCCACGCCGTTCGTGACGAAGATCTTGGTGCCGTTGAGCACCCATGTGTCGCCATCGTCGCGCGCCGTCGCCCGAAGCGACGCCGCGTCGGAACCGGCGGCTGGCTCGGTCAGGCAGTAGCACCCCACCTCGCGTCCTGAGGCCAGCGCCGGGAGGAAGTGCCGCTTTTGGGCCTCCGTCCCGTTCCGGAGGATGGGGTCACAGACCAGGGAGTTGTTGACCGACATGATGACCGCCGTGCCGGCGCACGCGCGCGCGATCTCCTCGAGCGCCACGACATAGGACACGCAGTCCATACCCGCGCCCCCGTACGCTTCCGGTACGATCATGCCCATCATCCCCAGCTCGCCGAGCTGGCGTATGATCTCCGTTGGGAAGCGGTGCTCGGCGTCGAGCTGGGCGGCTACCGGAAGGATCTCTCGGGTTGCGAAGTCTCGGGCGGTCTGCTGAACGAGGCGCTGTTCTTCGGTGAGCGCGAAGTCCATTCTGTTCCTCTGGCAGGAAAGCCGTCCCCGGCGGCTCGCAGCCCCCGGTCCCTGCAAATCGTAGCCTTGGACATTCGCCCAGCGCAATACGGCTGCCGACGCGGAGGAGAAGGCGTGACGGGTGGTGTATCCCATGGAGGATGAAGCGCATCGAGTCGGCGGTGGATCCCCGCAGCCGCGAGTTCGAGGCGAACCGGTCCTACCACCGGGAGCTGGCCGAGCAACTCCATCAGCGCCTGGCGGTCGTCCGCGCCGGCGGCGGCGAGCGCGCCCAGCGGCGTCAGCGGGAGCTGGGCAAGATGACGGTCCGCGAACGGATCGATCGTCTCCTCGACCCGGGCTCGCCGTTTCTGGAACTGTCGCCCCTGGCCGCCTGGGAGATGTACGACGGCGAAGCCCCGGCCGCCGGCATCGTCACGGGGATCGGTCGCGTGTCCGGACAGGAAGTGATGATCGTCGCCAACGATGCGACCGTCAAGGGCGGCACGTACTTTCCGATCACCGTCAAGAAGCATCTGCGGGCGCAGGAGATCGCCTTGCAGAACCGGCTGCCGTGCGTCTACCTGGTGGACTCCGGGGGCGCCTTCTTGCCGTTGCAGGCCGAAGTCTTCCCCGACCGCGACCACTTTGGCCGGATCTTCTACAACCAGGCGCGGCTGTCTGCCGAGGGGATCCCCCAGATCGCGGCGGTGATGGGGTCGTGTACCGCCGGGGGAGCCTACGTGCCGGCGATGAGCGACGAGGCGGTCATCGTCCGAGGCACCGGGACGATCTTCTTGGGCGGGCCACCGCTGGTGAAGGCCGCCACCGGTGAGGACGTCTCGGCCGAAGAACTCGGCGGTGCCGACGTGCACGCCCGCCGGTCCGGGGTGGTGGATCACTACGCTCACGACGACGCCCACGCCATCGAGGTCGTGCGCGACATCGTGGGGACGCT encodes the following:
- a CDS encoding aspartate aminotransferase family protein → MPGDRERILELDRRFLIHPLHDPAEQADAVVTVQGQGAVLRDADGREYIDGLSSLWNVNVGHGREELADAAARQMAQLAYASAYAGLTNEPAARLAERLLSLSYRGLSGVYFTTGGAESNETAFKIARYYWKRRGLPDKTKIVSRHHAYHGVTLAAMSATGIPAYHRMFAPTVPGFVHVPPPYPYREEGSAAEALEEAIVREDPQTVAAFIAEPVIGAGGVIPPDGDYFPRVREICDRHGVLLIADEVITGFGRTGRWFALEHWGVRPDIVTFAKGVTSAYLPLGGIMVSEQIHRTILDAPAAERFMHAATYSAHPTCCAVALRNLDILEGEGLVERAAVLGRRLLDGLRTLGDLPRVGDVRGLGLMCGIELVEDQDTKEPALGSGARVLAQARRRGLLTRMRAGQRGDHPIGDVVCVAPPFVVSESQVDRIVDILRESIRTAG
- a CDS encoding cobalamin B12-binding domain-containing protein, encoding MAEPRIRILIAKPGLDGHDRGAKVVARALRDAGFEVIYTGLHQTPEMIVSAAIQEDVDAIGLSILSGAHNVLFPRVMELLRERRADDIVVFGGGIIPEDDIPGLRAAGIRQIFTPGTSLAEVVRWVRENVRPRGVAA
- a CDS encoding methylmalonyl-CoA mutase family protein is translated as MSITRDRIEELREARRHWEQTTLRRTLERQPERPWRFTTISDMPIERLYGPEDIADIDPLDDIGLPGEYPYTRGIHATMYRGRLWTMRQFAGFGTAEDTNERFHYLLRQGQTGLSVAFDMPTLMGYDSDHPRSLGEVGREGVAIDTLADMDVLFDGIPLAEVSTSMTINAPAAVLYAMYVALADQRGVPRSRLRGTIQNDCLKEFIAQKEWIVPPRPSMKLAIDTFEFSVRETPQWNPISISGYHIREAGATAVQELAFTLADGIAYVQGGIDRGLDVDTFAPRLSFFFDVHNDFFEEIAKLRAARRMWARIMRERFGAQNPRSWMLRTHCQTAGVSLTAQQPLNNVVRTAIQALAAILGGAQSLHTNSLDETYALPTEEAVTVALRTQQILAYESGVANTVDPLGGSYFVEALTDRMEEEAWRYIRRIDELGGMVNAIELAYPMREIAEASYHYQQQIERKEKIIVGVNEFVSDQPQPIPILKIDPEVERRQVYRVQRIRAERDNAKVQACLAELRRTAESGGNTMYPIVEAVKAYATLGEICDVFRAVWGEYREQAVI
- a CDS encoding electron transfer flavoprotein subunit alpha/FixB family protein; the protein is MGDDVWVVADHAEGSLRRITFELLGKARELADARGGQVVGILLGHRVGGLAVPLGECGADRVLVADHPLLETYTTDGYTEVLASAIAEQRPWLVMVPSTAAGRDFAPRVAVRASGGIVTDVEDLRIEDGWLVATRPMYTRKVVGAAAFVGEGTQIAVVLPKVFSAAPRQEGRSADVQALPVDLDAAQIRTKFLKTRQLQRERVSLAEADVVVSGGRGLRGPENFAMLDELAEALGAAVGSSRPPVDSGWVPHDYEIGQTGKTVSPQVYIAVGISGAPQHLAGMSGSKYIVAINKDPNAPIFQIASLGVVGDLFQIVPKLTEQVRKARAG
- a CDS encoding electron transfer flavoprotein subunit beta/FixA family protein encodes the protein MNVVVCVKQVPDTEQPIRVKPDGSGIEEQGINWILNYYDEHAVEEALRIKEKVGGSVTVVCLGAERATEAVRTALAMGADEGILVRDPALDGSDHLTVARVLSRVVGSLEWDLVLCGRLATDDNASVVGAALAEFLGVAQATAISKLELHEGTATVEREVEGGAQTLEVPLPAVFTVERTINEPRYPTLPGIMKAKRKEIKMLTVADLGLNPKEVGMPAARTRWVRFSPPPKRQAGEVVTPDSPEEGARRIVEFLRQTAKVI
- a CDS encoding acyl-CoA dehydrogenase, whose product is MDFALTEEQRLVQQTARDFATREILPVAAQLDAEHRFPTEIIRQLGELGMMGMIVPEAYGGAGMDCVSYVVALEEIARACAGTAVIMSVNNSLVCDPILRNGTEAQKRHFLPALASGREVGCYCLTEPAAGSDAASLRATARDDGDTWVLNGTKIFVTNGVEASICIVYARSEPEEGAHGISAFIVEKDRPGIRVGKVERKLGINASSTCEILLEDCRIPKDNLLGERGQGFKIALATLDGGRIGIAAQAIGIARATLEESAAYARERRQFGRPIAEFQAIQWKIADMATRIDAARLLTYRAAWLRDRGRRHTQEASMAKLFASETAMWAATQGIQIFGGYGYVKDYPAERHFRDAKITEIYEGTSEIQRLVIARNLVGSR